A part of Saccharomyces paradoxus chromosome I, complete sequence genomic DNA contains:
- the FUN12 gene encoding translation initiation factor eIF5B (Translation initiation factor eIF5B~similar to YAL035W), translating into MAKKSKKNQQNYWDEDFEEDAAQGEEIGATPTPNPESSVSADDASKEASASAEGAEAIESDFMSTLKQSKKKQEKKVIEEKKDGKPVLKSKKEKEKEKKEKEKQKKKEQAARKKAQQQAQKEKNKELNKQNVEKAAAEKAAADKSQKSDDKPSASTKKPAKKVPAGLAALRRQLELKKQLEEQEKLEREEEERLEKEEEERLANEEKMKEEARAAKKEKEKAKREKLKAEGKLLTRKQKEEKKLLERRRAALLSSGNVKVAGLAKKDGEEIKPKKVVYSKKKKRTTQESASESTKSESKTDLEVVSDELKESEDVLIDDWENLALGDDDDEEVTNEETQESTANHENEDQNQDDEEEEEEEEERGQVEEVIRSTPAETPTSSSTSPNKKDLRSPICCILGHVDTGKTKLLDKIRQTNVQGGEAGGITQQIGATYFPIDAIKAKTRVMAEYEKQTFDVPGLLVIDTPGHESFSNLRSRGSSLCNIAILVIDIMHGLEQQTIESIKLLRDRKAPFIVALNKIDRLYDWKAIPNNSFRDSFAKQSRAVQEEFQSRYSKIQLELSEQGLNSELYFQNKNMSKYVSIVPTSAVTGEGVPDLLWLLLELTQKRMSKQLMYLSHVEATILEVKVVEGFGTTIDVILSNGYLREGDRIVLCGMNGPIVTNIRALLTPQPLRELRLKSEYVHHKEVKAALGVKIAANDLEKAVSGSRLLVVGPDDDEDELMDDVMDDLTGLLDSVDTTGKGVVVQASTLGSLEALLDFLKDMKIPVMSIGLGPVYKRDVMKASTMLEKAPEYAVMLCFDVKVDKEAEQYAEQEGIKIFNADIIYHLFDSFTAYQEKLLEERRKDFLDYAIFPCVLQTLQIINKRGPMIIGVDVLEGTLRVGTPICAVKTDPTTKERQTLILGKVISLEINHQPVQEVKKGQTAAGVAVRLEDPSGQQPIWGRHVDENDTLYSMISRRSIDTLKDKAFRDQVARSDWLLLKKLKVVFGIE; encoded by the coding sequence ATGGCGAAAAAGAGTAAAAAGAACCAACAGAACTACTGGGATGAGGACTTCGAAGAAGATGCCGCCCAGGGCGAAGAAATCGGTGCCACACCAACTCCGAATCCAGAAAGTAGCGTAAGTGCAGATGATGCTTCCAAAGAGGCCAGTGCAAGTGCTGAAGGTGCTGAGGCCATTGAAAGTGATTTCATGTCTACTTTGAAGCAatcgaagaagaagcaggAGAAGAAGGTTATCgaagagaagaaggatGGTAAGCCTGTACTGAAGtccaagaaggaaaaggaaaaggaaaaaaaggaaaaggaaaaacagaagaagaaagaacaagCTGCCAGGAAGAAAGCCCAACAGCAGGctcaaaaggaaaagaacaAGGAGCTGAACAAACAGAATGTCGAAAAAGCTGCTGCTGAAAAAGCTGCCGCTGATAAGTCCCAGAAATCCGATGACAAGCCAAGTGCTAGCACTAAGAAGCCAGCTAAGAAAGTGCCTGCCGGTCTGGCTGCTTTGAGACGTCAATTagaattgaagaaacaacttgaagaacaagagaAGTTGGAAAgggaggaagaagaaagattagaaaaagaagaagaggaaagaTTGGCTAACgaagagaaaatgaaagaagaagccaGGGCTgctaagaaagaaaaagagaaggcAAAGCGTGAAAAACTAAAAGCTGAAGGTAAGCTATTGACcagaaagcaaaaagaagaaaagaaactattgGAGAGAAGACGTGCCGCTTTATTGTCTTCTGGCAATGTCAAAGTTGCTGGTTTGGCTAAAAAGGATggagaagaaattaaaccAAAGAAGGTTGTCTACagtaagaagaagaagagaacaaCTCAGGAAAGTGCTTCCGAAAGCACCAAATCTGAGTCGAAGACCGATTTGGAAGTGGTATCTGACGAACTCAAAGAATCTGAAGATGTTTTGATTGACGATTGGGAAAACTTGGCTCttggtgatgatgatgacgaagaggTAACCAACGAAGAAACCCAGGAATCCACCGCAAACCACGAAAATGAGGACCAAAAtcaagatgatgaagaagaagaggaagaagaagaagaaagaggtCAAGTGGAGGAAGTTATCAGAAGCACTCCAGCAGAAACTCCAACCTCATCCAGTACTTCTCCAAACAAAAAGGATCTACGTTCCCCAATTTGTTGTATTTTGGGTCATGTCGATACTGGTAAGACTAAATTATTAGACAAAATTAGACAAACTAACGTTCAAGGTGGTGAGGCTGGTGGTATCACCCAACAAATTGGTGCCACATATTTCCCCATCGACGCTATTAAGGCCAAAACTAGAGTTATGGCTGAGTATGAAAAACAAACCTTTGATGTCCCAGGTCTTTTGGTTATTGATACCCCAGGTCACGAATCTTTCTCTAACTTACGTTCAAGAGGTTCCTCATTGTGTAATATCGCCATTTTGGTTATCGACATTATGCATGGTCTGGAACAACAAACCATTGAATCTATCAAGCTGCTGAGAGATAGAAAGGCTCCATTTATTGTTGCCTTAAACAAAATTGATAGACTATATGACTGGAAAGCCATTCCAAACAATTCATTCAGAGACTCCTTTGCAAAGCAATCCAGAGCCGTTCAAGAGGAATTCCAATCTAGGTACTCTAAGATTCAATTAGAATTATCTGAACAAGGTTTGAATTCAGAATTGTATTtccaaaacaaaaacatgTCTAAATATGTTTCCATTGTGCCAACATCCGCCGTCACTGGTGAGGGTGTTCCAGATTTATTGTGGTTGCTGTTAGAATTGACCCAAAAGAGAATGTCCAAGCAATTGATGTATTTATCTCACGTGGAAGCCACCATTTTGGAAGTGAAAGTCGTAGAAGGTTTCGGTACCACAATTGATGTTATCTTGTCCAACGGTTACTTGAGAGAAGGTGACCGTATTGTACTGTGCGGTATGAATGGTCCAATCGTAACGAATATCAGAGCTTTATTAACGCCACAACCGTTACGTGAGTTACGTTTGAAGTCTGAATATGTTCACCACAAGGAAGTTAAAGCTGCTTTAGGTGTCAAGATTGCTGCcaatgatttggaaaaggcCGTTTCCGGTTCTAGGCTATTAGTTGTCGGTCCggatgatgacgaagatgaattGATGGACGACGTCATGGACGATTTGACTGGTTTGTTGGACTCCGTTGACACAACTGGTAAAGGTGTTGTTGTCCAGGCATCCACTTTGGGTTCTTTGGAAGCCTTATTGGATTTCTTGAAAGACATGAAAATTCCTGTGATGTCCATCGGGTTGGGCCCAGTGTACAAACGTGACGTTATGAAAGCTTCTACAATGTTGGAAAAGGCACCAGAATATGCCGTTATGCTGTGCTTTGATGTTAAAGTGGATAAGGAAGCAGAGCAATACGCTGAACAAGAAGGTATCAAGATCTTCAATGCGGACATTATCTATCATTTATTCGATTCATTTACAGCATACCAGGAGAAACTATTGGAAGAACGTCGTAAAGATTTCCTAGACTACGCTATTTTCCCATGTGTCTTACAGACCTTACAAATCATTAACAAACGTGGTCCAATGATTATTGGTGTAGACGTTTTGGAAGGTACTCTGCGTGTGGGGACTCCTATTTGCGCTGTAAAAACCGACCCTACTACAAAGGAAAGACAAACTTTGATATTGGGTAAAGTCATCTCTTTAGAAATCAACCATCAACCTGTTCAAGAAGTCAAGAAGGGTCAAACTGCCGCTGGTGTTGCCGTCCGTCTAGAAGATCCCTCCGGTCAACAACCTATCTGGGGTCGTCATGTTGACGAAAATGATACATTATACTCCATGATTTCAAGAAGATCTATTGACACTTTGAAGGATAAAGCCTTCAGGGACCAAGTTGCTAGATCCGATTGGCTgttgttgaagaagttgaaggTCGTTTTTGGCATCGAATGA
- the MTW1 gene encoding MIND complex subunit MTW1 (similar to YAL034W) yields the protein MSAPTMRSTSILTEHLGYPPISLVDDIINAVNEIMYKCTAAMEKYLLSKSKIGEEDYGEEIKSGVAKLESLLENSVDKNFDKLELYVLRNVLRIPEEYLDANVFRLENQKDLVIVDENELKRSEEELREKVNDVELAFRRNEMLSKRVAKVKRLLFMIKGLKKKLNELLKCKDDKQLQKVLESLKPIDDTMTLLTNSLRKLYVDSESTSSTEEVEALLQRLKTNGKQNNKDYRTRYIDLRTNNVLRKLGLLGDKEEEKQPAEPDVRKQERGIANLVIEEPQLDLLDDVL from the coding sequence ATGTCTGCTCCAACCATGAGATCCACGTCAATATTGACAGAGCATCTGGGGTATCCGCCCATTTCGCTTGTTGATGATATCATTAATGCAGTAAATGAAATTATGTACAAGTGCACAGCTGCCATGGAAAAATATCTGCTATCCAAGAGCAAGATCGGCGAAGAAGATTACGGGGAAGAGATCAAAAGCGGAGTTGCCAAGTTGGAATCGCTATTGGAGAACTCCGTAGATAAGAATTTTGACAAGCTAGAACTATATGTTTTAAGGAACGTCCTTCGAATCCCCGAAGAGTACTTAGATGCCAATGTTTTTAGGCTGGAGAACCAAAAAGATCTAGTCATTGTGGATGAGAATGAGTTAAAAAGAAGCGAGGAGGAACTTCGAGAGAAAGTGAACGACGTTGAGTTGGCATTCAGAAGGAATGAAATGCTATCGAAAAGAGTTGCGAAAGTGAAAAGACTGCTATTTATGATAAAAGGgctcaaaaagaaactgaacGAGTTACTGAAATGTAAGGATGATAAGCAGTTGCAGAAAGTTTTGGAGTCGTTGAAACCTATAGATGACACAATGACTTTACTGACTAATTCATTACGTAAACTATATGTCGACAGCGAAAGTACCAGTTCAACAGAAGAGGTAGAGGCACTATTGCAGAGATTGAAGACCAATGgcaaacaaaataataaggATTATAGAACGCGATATATCGATTTAAGGACTAATAATGTCTTACGAAAACTGGGGCTGCTAGGCGataaagaggaagaaaaacagcCCGCCGAGCCGGATGTGAGGAAGCAAGAAAGGGGTATCGCCAACCTAGTTATCGAAGAACCTCAATTAGATTTGCTCGATGATGTATTATAA
- the POP5 gene encoding RNA-binding protein POP5 (Subunit of both RNase MRP and nuclear RNase P~similar to YAL033W), which translates to MVRLKSRYILFEVIFPPTDTNVEESVSKADILLSHHRASPADVSIKSIVQEIRRSLSLNLGDYGSAKCSSLLQLKYFSNRTSTGIIRCHREDCDLVIMALMLMSKIGDVDGLIVNPVKVSGTIKKIEQFAMRRNSKILNIIKSSQSSHLSDNDFVINDFEKIGNENENEND; encoded by the coding sequence ATGGTGCGTTTAAAGAGTAGATACATCCTTTTTGAAGTTATTTTCCCCCCTACAGACACCAATGTCGAGGAATCTGTGTCGAAAGCAGACATCTTGCTTTCGCATCACAGGGCATCGCCCGCAGATGTGTCCATAAAGTCGATAGTCCAAGAGATACGACGCTCTCTGTCGTTGAATCTGGGAGATTATGGATCCGCAAAATGTAGTTCTCTCCTGCAGTTGAAATACTTTTCCAATAGGACGTCTACTGGAATAATCCGATGCCATCGAGAGGATTGCGACCTTGTTATCATGGCACTGATGCTGATGTCGAAAATTGGCGATGTTGATGGGCTGATCGTGAACCCCGTCAAGGTAAGTGGGactatcaagaaaatagagCAGTTTGCTATGAGAAGGAATTCTAAAATTCTGAACATAATTAAGAGTAGTCAATCATCGCACCTCAGCGATAATGACTTTGTTATCAATGattttgagaaaattggaaacgaaaacgaaaacgaaaacgattag
- the RBG1 gene encoding GTP-binding protein RBG1 (Member of the DRG family of GTP-binding proteins~similar to YAL036C) translates to MSTTVEKIKAIEDEMARTQKNKATSFHLGQLKAKLAKLRRELLTSAASGSGGGAGIGFDVARTGVASVGFVGFPSVGKSTLLSKLTGTESEAAEYEFTTLVTVPGVIRYKGAKIQMLDLPGIIDGAKDGRGRGKQVIAVARTCNLLFIILDVNKPLHHKQIIEKELEGVGIRLNKTPPDILIKKKEKGGISITNTVPMTHLGNDEIRAVMSEYRINSAEIAFRCDATVDDLIDVLEASSRRYMPAVYVLNKIDSLSIEELELLYRIPNAVPISSGQDWNLDELLQVMWDRLNLVRIYTKPKGQIPDFTDPVVLRSDRCSVKDFCNQIHKSLVDDFRNALVYGSSVKHQPQYVGLNHILEDEDVVTILKK, encoded by the coding sequence ATGTCTACTacagttgaaaaaattaaagcTATCGAGGATGAAATGGCCCGTACCCAAAAGAATAAGGCCACATCTTTTCATTTGGGTCAACTAAAGGCCAAGCTGGCCAAACTGAGAAGAGAACTGTTGACCAGTGCTGCATCTGGGAGCGGTGGTGGTGCTGGTATTGGTTTTGATGTGGCAAGGACCGGTGTAGCCAGTGTGGGGTTTGTCGGGTTCCCGTCGGTAGGGAAATCGACATTACTGTCCAAGTTGACTGGTACTGAATCTGAAGCAGCTGAGTACGAGTTTACCACTTTGGTCACCGTTCCTGGTGTCATTCGTTATAAAGGTGCCAAGATCCAAATGTTGGATTTACCGGGTATCATTGACGGTGCTAAAGATGGTAGAGGTAGAGGTAAGCAAGTCATTGCCGTGGCAAGAACTTGTAACTTATTATTTATCATCCTGGATGTGAACAAACCATTACATCATAAGCAAATCATTGAGAAGGAACTGGAAGGGGTCGGGATCCGTCTGAATAAAACTCCACCAGATATCTtgattaagaaaaaagagaaaggtGGTATTTCCATCACAAACACAGTTCCAATGACCCATTTGGGGAATGACGAAATTAGAGCTGTTATGAGTGAATATAGAATAAATAGTGCTGAGATTGCTTTCAGATGTGATGCCACTGTGGATGATTTGATTGACGTTTTGGAAGCTTCATCAAGAAGATACATGCCTGCCGTCTATGTCTTAAATAAGATTGATTCTCTGTCAATAGAAGAGTTGGAGTTGCTGTACAGAATTCCCAATGCGGTGCCCATTTCGTCCGGTCAAGATTGGAACTTGGACGAACTGTTGCAAGTCATGTGGGATAGATTAAACTTAGTCCGTATTTACACTAAACCAAAGGGCCAAATACCGGATTTCACTGACCCTGTGGTACTAAGGTCAGACCGCTGTAGCGTCAAGGATTTCTGTAACCAAATTCATAAATCTTTAGTGGATGACTTCAGAAACGCCTTGGTTTACGGTAGCAGTGTCAAGCATCAACCTCAATACGTGGGGTTGAATCACATCTTGGAAGACGAAGATGTTGTTACCATCTTGAAGAAATGA
- a CDS encoding uncharacterized protein (similar to YAL037W), with product MDMEVRDSSVVDDLNLQKLDSNVFFGPCEILTQPILLQYENIKFIIGVNISTEKIASFYTQYFRNSNSVIVNLCSPTTAATKKPTIGLYIQNNTILLQKLVGQYLQMGKKIKTSLTQARTDTIQSLPQFCNSNVLSDEPLVLYQAFNDLLVLFKSFSHFGNILVVSSHSYDCVLFKFLISRVMTYYPIATIRDSMQYMKAILNISISASDELDILNDKELQEFGQTQENLKRRQTSSAKRRCGNLPENSTMDNKIIMGTTKRGHF from the coding sequence ATGGATATGGAAGTCAGAGATTCAAGCGTTGTAGATGACCTAAATTTACAGAAACTGGATAGCAATGTTTTTTTCGGACCCTGTGAGATATTAACACAACCTATTCTCTTACAATACGAGAATATCAAGTTCATCATAGGTGTTAACATAAGTACTGAAAAGATAGCGTCGTTTTATACTCAGTATTTCCGGAATTCCAATTCGGTAATTGTGAATCTTTGTTCACCAAccacagcagcaacaaAGAAGCCCACCATTGGTTTGTATATACAGAATAACACAATTCTACTACAGAAATTAGTGGGACAGTACTTACAAATGGgcaaaaagataaagacaTCTCTAACACAAGCACGAACGGACACAATCCAATCACTGCCACAGTTTTGTAATTCGAATGTCCTCAGTGACGAGCCGTTGGTACTGTACCAAGCATTCAACGATCTGTTGGTGCTTTTTAAATCATTTAGtcattttggaaatatcTTGGTTGTATCATCACACTCGTATGATTGCgtacttttcaaatttcttataTCTAGGGTGATGACCTATTACCCAATTGCGACCATTCGAGATTCTATGCAATATATGAAAGCAATCCTGAACATATCCATTAGTGCATCCGATGAGCTTGATATTCTGaatgataaagaattgCAGGAATTTGGCCAAACCCAGGAAAATTTAAAGCGTAGACAGACGAGCTCAGCTAAGAGGAGATGTGGCAATTTACCTGAAAATTCTACTATGGATAACAAAATTATTATGGGTACGACAAAGCGAGGTCACTTTTAA
- the FUN19 gene encoding Fun19p (similar to YAL034C) — translation MGLYSPESEKSQLNMDYTAKDDSQSIFRRLNRNLKASNNNNDNNRSGLNMSDYSNNSPYGRSYDVRINQNSQNNGNGCFSGSIDSLVDEHIIPSPPLSPKLESKIDHNGSPRMLSSALVGSTPKGPVENVLFVKPVWPNGLSRKRYRYATYGFLSQYKIFSNLAQPYSKNIINRYNNLAYNARHKYSKYNDEMTPPPSSSRLPSPLASPNLNRQARYNMRKQALYNNNLGKFESDTEWIPRKRKVYSPQRRTMTTSPHRAKKFSPSASAPHTNIASIEAIHDAPQYIPNVSWKKLPDFTPPLSTLPADSNKSLKIEWKGSPMDLSTDPLRNELHPAELVLAQTLRLPCDLYLDSKRRLFLEKVYRLKKGLPFRRTDAQKACRIDVNKASRLFQAFEKVGWLQDSNFTKFL, via the coding sequence ATGGGATTATACTCTCCTGAATCTGAAAAGTCTCAATTAAATATGGATTACACTGCTAAGGATGATTCGCAGTCCATTTTCAGACGTCTGAATCGGAATCTGAAAGCAagtaacaataataacgataataatagaaGTGGTTTGAACATGAGTGATTATAGTAATAATTCGCCTTATGGGCGCTCATACGACGTGAGAATTAACCAGAACTCACAAAATAATGGCAATGGATGTTTCTCTGGTAGCATTGACTCCTTGGTTGATGAACATATAATACCATCGCCACCTTTGTCGCCCAAGCTGGAGTCGAAAATTGACCACAATGGCTCACCCCGCATGCTTTCTTCGGCACTAGTGGGATCTACCCCCAAAGGCCCTGTAGAGAATGTGTTGTTTGTGAAGCCTGTATGGCCCAATGGATTATCAAGGAAAAGATACCGCTACGCCACCTACGGGTTTTTGTCTCAgtacaaaattttcagtaACCTGGCGCAACCATATTCTAAGAACATTATCAACAGATACAATAACCTGGCCTATAATGCTAGACATAAATATTCCAAATACAATGATGAAATGACTCCTcctccttcttcttctagatTACCTTCTCCGTTAGCATCCCCGAATTTGAATAGACAAGCGAGATATAATATGAGGAAGCAGGCGCTTTACAATAATAATCTGGGGAAGTTTGAATCAGACACTGAATGGATACCTCGGAAACGCAAAGTTTACTCACCACAAAGGAGAACGATGACTACTAGTCCACATCGTGCTAAGAAGTTCTCACCCTCTGCATCCGCTCCTCATACCAACATTGCATCCATCGAGGCGATTCATGATGCTCCTCAATATATACCCAACGTCTCATGGAAAAAACTACCAGATTTCACTCCACCATTGTCTACGCTACCCGCTGATAGTAATAAGTCATTAAAGATCGAATGGAAGGGATCTCCAATGGATTTGTCCACAGACCCGCTGAGGAACGAGCTACACCCCGCCGAACTAGTGTTGGCTCAAACTTTAAGGTTGCCTTGCGATTTATATCTGGACTCCAAGAGAAGGctatttttggaaaaagttTATAGATTAAAGAAAGGGTTGCCGTTCAGAAGAACGGACGCCCAGAAAGCTTGCAGGATCGATGTTAATAAGGCATCAAGGCTGTTCCAAGCTTTCGAGAAAGTTGGCTGGCTACAAGATTCGAATTTTACAAAGTTCTTATAA
- the PRP45 gene encoding mRNA splicing protein PRP45 (Protein required for pre-mRNA splicing~similar to YAL032C), which translates to MFSSRLPPPKHSQAQVSTTSSSDRVEPAILTDQIAKNVKLDDFIPKRQSNFELSVPLPTQADIQECSTRTKSYIQRLVNAKLSNSNNRASSRYVTETHQAPTNLILNNSRHIEVVSKQMDPLLPRFVGKKARKVVAPTENDEVVPVLHTDGSNDKEEADPNDWKIPAAVSNWKNPNGYTVALERRVGKAPDNENAINDGFMKLSKALENADKKARQEIKYKMELKRLAMEQETLAKESKLKELSQRARYHNGTPQTGAVVKPKKQTSTVARLKELAYSQGRDVSEKVILGAAKRSEQPDLQYDSRFFTRGANASAKRHEDQVYDNPLFVQQDIESIYKTNYEQLDQAVNVKSEGSSGSHGPIQFTKAESDDKSDNFGAQAQDEQ; encoded by the coding sequence ATGTTTAGTAGTAGATTGCCACCTCCAAAACATTCGCAAGCACAGGTTTCGACGACTTCAAGCTCAGATCGCGTTGAGCCCGCAATATTGACTGACCAAATCGCTAAAAACGTCAAGCTCGATGATTTCATTCCAAAGAGACAATCTAATTTTGAACTCTCCGTGCCCCTACCAACGCAAGCAGACATCCAGGAATGTTCAACAAGAACCAAGTCATACATCCAGCGATTGGTCAATGCAAAACTATCGAATTCAAACAATAGAGCATCATCGAGGTACGTCACCGAAACACATCAGGCACCCACTAATCTGATATTGAACAACAGCCGGCATATTGAGGTAGTATCCAAACAAATGGACCCATTGTTGCCAAGGTTTGTTGGGAAGAAGGCGAGAAAGGTTGTAGCACCCACGGAAAACGACGAAGTGGTGCCTGTCCTTCATACCGACGGTAGCAATGATAAGGAAGAAGCTGATCCAAATGACTGGAAGATACCTGCAGCTGTGTCGAACTGGAAAAACCCAAATGGTTATACCGTGGCCTTGGAAAGACGCGTGGGTAAAGCTCCTGACAATGAAAACGCTATTAACGATGGGTTTATGAAACTCTCTAAAGCGTTAGAAAACGCTGACAAAAAGGCAAGACAAGAAATCAAGTACAAAATGGAATTGAAGCGGCTTGCTATGGAACAGGAAACGCTGGCCAAAGAATCTAAATTGAAAGAGTTGAGCCAGCGCGCCAGATACCACAACGGGACTCCACAAACGGGAGCAGTAGTGAAGCCCAAAAAGCAAACGAGCACAGTGGCCAGACTAAAAGAGCTAGCGTACTCTCAAGGAAGGGACGTATCCGAAAAGGTAATTTTGGGCGCAGCAAAGCGTTCAGAGCAACCGGATTTGCAATATGattcaagatttttcaCAAGAGGGGCAAATGCTTCCGCCAAAAGGCATGAAGACCAGGTTTATGACAACCCATTGTTCGTCCAACAGGACATTGAAAGCATATACAAGACCAACTACGAACAGCTAGATCAAGCAGTCAATGTTAAAAGTGAAGGTAGCAGTGGTTCTCATGGCCCCATCCAGTTTACTAAAGCTGAATCCGATGATAAATCAGATAACTTCGGAGCCCAGGCCCAGGATGAGCAGTAG